One Siniperca chuatsi isolate FFG_IHB_CAS linkage group LG5, ASM2008510v1, whole genome shotgun sequence DNA window includes the following coding sequences:
- the adora2aa gene encoding adenosine A2a receptor a has protein sequence MLDDHSVSILYIVLELLIAVFSVLGNVLVCWAVCLNSNLQNITNFFVVSLAVADIAVGVLAIPFSIAISTGFCSNFYGCLFIACFVLVLTQSSIFSLLAIAIDRYIAIKIPLRYNSLVTGQRARGIIAICWVLSIIIGLTPMMGWHRLPESTNSTCSPGLMKCLFEEVVVMEYMVYFNFFACVLIPLLLMLAIYLCIFMAARHQLKLMEVKAVHGEKSRSTLQKEVQAAKSLAIIVGLFAVCWLPLHIINCFTLFCPQCDRPLLWIMYVAIILSHANSVVNPFIYAYRIREFRQTFRKIIRRHILGQQERFESGSRKRNSTHNSITDSIRLKANSLSFDVFTEHSSSSYEGSYRCPTHISSVGGGLVAVSHPPLSVIISHCPKMGPCPLQALRQTQIPIGHHQHAAQQHDCAGPEDKQNLGSAQVTSLFNKQKSCFSELAEVS, from the exons ATGCTGGACGACCACAGCGTCTCCATCCTCTACATCGTCCTGGAGCTGCTGATTGCTGTGTTCTCCGTGCTGGGCAATGTGCTGGTCTGCTGGGCCGTGTGCCTCAACAGCAACCTGCAGAACATCACCAACTTCTTTGTGGTGTCGCTGGCGGTGGCCGACATCGCCGTGGGCGTCCTGGCCATTCCCTTCTCCATCGCCATCAGCACTGGCTTCTGCTCCAACTTCTACGGCTGCCTGTTCATCGCCTGCTTCGTGCTGGTTCTCACCCAGAGCTCCATCTTCAGCCTGCTGGCCATCGCTATAGACCGCTACATTGCAATCAAGATCCCGCTCAG GTACAACAGCTTGGTGACAGGCCAGCGGGCACGAGGCATCATCGCCATCTGCTGGGTTTTATCCATCATCATCGGCCTGACCCCCATGATGGGCTGGCACAGGCTTCCCGAGAGCACTAACAGCACCTGCTCGCCCGGCCTGATGAAGTGCCTGTTTGAGGAGGTGGTGGTCATGGAGTATATGGTCTACTTCAACTTTTTTGCCTGTGTGCTCATTCccctgctgctgatgctggcCATCTACCTGTGCATCTTCATGGCTGCTCGCCACCAGCTCAAGCTGATGGAGGTGAAAGCGGTTCATGGAGAGAAGTCACGCTCCACGCTGCAGAAAGAGGTCCAGGCTGCCAAGTCTCTGGCCATCATTGTCGGGCTGTTTGCAGTCTGCTGGCTGCCTTTACACATCATCAACTGCTTCACCCTCTTCTGTCCTCAGTGTGATCGTCCTCTGCTCTGGATCATGTATGTGGCCATTATTCTCTCACACGCCAACTCTGTGGTCAACCCCTTCATCTACGCCTACCGCATCCGGGAGTTCCGACAAACTTTCCGTAAGATTATCCGGCGCCACATCCTGGGCCAGCAGGAGCGGTTCGAGAGTGGCAGCCGTAAGCGCAACTCCACTCACAACAGCATCACTGACTCCATCAGACTCAAGGCAAACAGCCTCAGCTTTGACGTTTTTActgaacacagcagcagcagctatgAAGGCTCCTACCGCTGCCCTACTCACATCTCTTCTGTAGGGGGTGGTCTGGTGGCAGTATCCCACCCCCCTCTGTCAGTCATCATCTCCCACTGTCCTAAGATGGGCCCTTGTCCACTGCAAGCCCTCAGACAGACTCAAATCCCCATAGGTCATCATCAGCATGCGGCGCAGCAGCATGACTGTGCTGGACCAGAGGACAAACAGAACCTCGGCTCCGCCCAGGTCACGTCGCTGTTCAACAAGCAGAAGAGTTGCTTTAGTGAGCTGGCAGAGGTGTCCTGA
- the LOC122877062 gene encoding uncharacterized protein C22orf15 — protein MDTSNSSPLSPHLKGFSFEKEKKRRMQGSPNFLLPGIFGINRCFKALLVAVLLELSCSQDQKMFVTILFGDSRMEMFNLNCKLINFIHHLKERCGLGFKEWVDLMDSSGRVMNLEGKQRSVALASSVLVERQHYVLLRVCRDDDTGDRKYVSLLNNFSQSHPELTELLRKLSNPDKERDKKTRGGRTQKNSPAKQTRSKNICANNKSHQIK, from the exons ATGGATACAAGCAACAGCAGTCCCTTGTCCCCTCATTTAAAAGGCTTCAGCtttgaaaaggagaagaagaggaggatgcaagggag TCCAAACTTCTTACTCCCTGGGATCTTTGGAATAAACCGATGCTTTAAAGCACTGCTGGTGGCAGTACTACTGGAGCTTAGCTGCAGTCAGgaccagaaaatgtttgtcaCTATCCTGTTTGGAG ACAGCAGGATGGAAATGTTCAACCTCAACTGTAAGCTGATAAACTTCATCCATCATTTAAAGGAGAGGTGCGGTCTGGGCTTCAAAG AGTGGGTGGACCTGATGGACAGCAGTGGCAGAGTGATGAACCTGGAGGGGAAGCAGCGAAGTGTGGCTCTGGCCAGCAGCGTGCTGGTAGAGAGACAACACTATGTCCTCCTGCGAGTATGCC GAGATGATGATACTGGAGATCGGAAATATGTGTCTCTCCTAAACAACTTCAGCCAGAGTCATCCTGAGttaacag AGCTGCTGAGGAAACTGTCAAACCCCGATAAGGAGCGAGACAAAAAGACCAGAGGAGGACGGACACAGAAGAACAGTCCTGCCAAACAAACCAGGAGCAAAAACATCTGCGCAAATAACAAGAGCCACCAAATAAAATAG
- the upb1 gene encoding beta-ureidopropionase isoform X1 has product MSTCELESLEKSLEAHLPEAELTEVKRILFGKNTEKLDLPACALAAASERDFELKGYRYEAAQEQLRPPRRIRVGLIQHRIVLPTDAPVLDQINAMHSRIGEMVEVAAMCGVNIVCFQETWTMPFAFCTREKEPWTEFAESAEEGNTTRFCQELAKKYNMVVVSPILEREELRSTLWNTAVVISNSGNVLGKSRKNHIPRIGDFNESTYYMEGDTGHTVFQTQFGKIAVNICYGRHHPLNWFMYSMNGAEIIFNPSATVGALSEPMWPIEARNAAIANHCFTCAINRVGTEHFKSEFTSGDGKKAHHDFGHFYGSSYVAAPDGSRTPGLSRTCDGLLVVEMDLNLNRQISDKWSFKVNMTGRYAEYAEELTKAVRHDFKPNIVKE; this is encoded by the exons ATGTCCACATGTGAGTTAGAATCGCTGGAGAAGTCTCTGGAGGCCCACCTGCCAGAGGCCGAGCTCACAGAGGTGAAACGCATTTTATTCGGAAAGAACACAGA GAAGCTGGACCTCCCAGCATGTGCTCTGGCTGCTGCCTCCGAGCGTGACTTTGAGCTGAAGGGTTACAGATATGAAGCTGCACAGGAACAACTGAGGCCGCCCAGAAGGATCCGTGTAGGACTCATTCAGCACCGCATTGTTCTGCCCACTGATGCCCCCGTCCTGGACCAG ATCAATGCCATGCATAGTCGCATTGGTGAAATGGTTGAAGTAGCAGCCATGTGCGGTGTAAACATCGTCTGCTTTCAGGAGACCTGGA CCATGCCCTTTGCTTTCTGCACCCGCGAGAAAGAACCATGGACAGAGTTCGCAGAGTCTGCTGAAGAAGGAAACACCACACGCTTCTGCCAAGAG CTGGCCAAAAAATACAACATGGTAGTTGTTTCTCCAATTCTGGAGCGAGAAGAGCTGCGCAGCACTCTGTGGAACACAGCAGTAGTGATCTCCAACTCTGGAAATGTGCTGGGAAAGAGCAGGAAAAACCACATTCCCAGGATTGGAGACTTTAATGAG TCTACATATTATATGGAGGGCGACACTGGCCACACAGTGTTCCAAACACAGTTTGGGAAGATAGCTGTTAATATCTGCTACGGGCGCCATCACCCTCTCAACtggtttatgtacagtatgaatggAGCTGAGATAATCTTCAACCCCTCAGCTACTGTTGGAGCTCTCAG TGAGCCCATGTGGCCTATAGAGGCCAGGAATGCAGCAATAGCTAACCACTGTTTCACTTGTGCAATCAACCGTGTTGGGACG gaacattttaaaagtgaattCACATCTGGTGATGGAAAAAAAG CTCACCATGACTTTGGACACTTCTATGGATCCAGTTATGTGGCTGCTCCTGACGGCAGCCGCACCCCGGGGCTCTCTAGGACCTGTGACGGACTACTGGTGGTGGAAATGGATCTCAACCTGAACAGACAAATCAGCGATAAATGGAGTTTTAAGGTAAAT ATGACTGGGCGGTATGCTGAGTACGCAGAGGAACTTACCAAGGCTGTCAGACATGACTTCAAACCCAACATAGTGAAGGAGTAA
- the upb1 gene encoding beta-ureidopropionase isoform X2, giving the protein MSTCELESLEKSLEAHLPEAELTEVKRILFGKNTEKLDLPACALAAASERDFELKGYRYEAAQEQLRPPRRIRVGLIQHRIVLPTDAPVLDQINAMHSRIGEMVEVAAMCGVNIVCFQETWTMPFAFCTREKEPWTEFAESAEEGNTTRFCQELAKKYNMVVVSPILEREELRSTLWNTAVVISNSGNVLGKSRKNHIPRIGDFNESTYYMEGDTGHTVFQTQFGKIAVNICYGRHHPLNWFMYSMNGAEIIFNPSATVGALSEPMWPIEARNAAIANHCFTCAINRVGTEHFKSEFTSGDGKKAHHDFGHFYGSSYVAAPDGSRTPGLSRTCDGLLVVEMDLNLNRQISDKWSFKMTGRYAEYAEELTKAVRHDFKPNIVKE; this is encoded by the exons ATGTCCACATGTGAGTTAGAATCGCTGGAGAAGTCTCTGGAGGCCCACCTGCCAGAGGCCGAGCTCACAGAGGTGAAACGCATTTTATTCGGAAAGAACACAGA GAAGCTGGACCTCCCAGCATGTGCTCTGGCTGCTGCCTCCGAGCGTGACTTTGAGCTGAAGGGTTACAGATATGAAGCTGCACAGGAACAACTGAGGCCGCCCAGAAGGATCCGTGTAGGACTCATTCAGCACCGCATTGTTCTGCCCACTGATGCCCCCGTCCTGGACCAG ATCAATGCCATGCATAGTCGCATTGGTGAAATGGTTGAAGTAGCAGCCATGTGCGGTGTAAACATCGTCTGCTTTCAGGAGACCTGGA CCATGCCCTTTGCTTTCTGCACCCGCGAGAAAGAACCATGGACAGAGTTCGCAGAGTCTGCTGAAGAAGGAAACACCACACGCTTCTGCCAAGAG CTGGCCAAAAAATACAACATGGTAGTTGTTTCTCCAATTCTGGAGCGAGAAGAGCTGCGCAGCACTCTGTGGAACACAGCAGTAGTGATCTCCAACTCTGGAAATGTGCTGGGAAAGAGCAGGAAAAACCACATTCCCAGGATTGGAGACTTTAATGAG TCTACATATTATATGGAGGGCGACACTGGCCACACAGTGTTCCAAACACAGTTTGGGAAGATAGCTGTTAATATCTGCTACGGGCGCCATCACCCTCTCAACtggtttatgtacagtatgaatggAGCTGAGATAATCTTCAACCCCTCAGCTACTGTTGGAGCTCTCAG TGAGCCCATGTGGCCTATAGAGGCCAGGAATGCAGCAATAGCTAACCACTGTTTCACTTGTGCAATCAACCGTGTTGGGACG gaacattttaaaagtgaattCACATCTGGTGATGGAAAAAAAG CTCACCATGACTTTGGACACTTCTATGGATCCAGTTATGTGGCTGCTCCTGACGGCAGCCGCACCCCGGGGCTCTCTAGGACCTGTGACGGACTACTGGTGGTGGAAATGGATCTCAACCTGAACAGACAAATCAGCGATAAATGGAGTTTTAAG ATGACTGGGCGGTATGCTGAGTACGCAGAGGAACTTACCAAGGCTGTCAGACATGACTTCAAACCCAACATAGTGAAGGAGTAA
- the gucd1 gene encoding protein GUCD1 isoform X2, whose protein sequence is MTEDAVLLNVPVIRQLYHWDCGLACSRMVLKYLHPVSDEEFQRACWELKLTESVWTIDLAYLMCHLGIKHCFCTQTLGVDKGFRNQSFYKKHFDTEEDRVNELFLKADGKGVVVNKCSVTVQEIQSHLEQGHVAIVLVNAVVLTCELCSSPVKYCCFLPVGQKCFCRKPEYQGHFVVVCGFNRTTGCIFYNNPAYSDRATKLTGE, encoded by the exons ATGACAG AGGATGCCGTCTTGCTGAACGTACCTGTCATTCGGCAGCTGTACCACTGGGACTGTGGGTTAGCCTGCTCCAGGATGGTCTTGAA GTACCTCCATCCAGTCAGTGATGAGGAGTTTCAGagagcatgctgggagctgAAGCTGACAGAGAGTGTGTGGACTATTGACCTGGCCTACCTCATGTGCCATCTAGGAATCAAACACTGCTTTTGCACGCAGACTCTGGGCGTTGATAAGGGCTTTAGGAATCAG TCCTTTTATAAGAAACACTTTGAtacagaagaagacagagtgAACGAGCTCTTCCTCAAAGCAGATGGCAAAGGTGTGGTGGTGAATAAATG TTCTGTGACGGTTCAGGAAATCCAGTCTCATCTGGAGCAGGGCCACGTTGCCATAGTGCTGGTCAACGCTGTCGTCTTGACATGTGAACTCTGCTCCTCGCCTGTCAAATACTGCTGCTTCCTGCCTGTGGGTCAGAAGTGTTTCTGCAGGAAGCCAGAGTACCAGGGTCACTTTGTGGTAGTGTGCGGCTTCAACAGGACCACTGGCTGTATTTTCTACAACAACCCTGCGTATTCTGACC GTGCAACAAAGCTGACtggagagtga
- the gucd1 gene encoding protein GUCD1 isoform X1 yields MTEDAVLLNVPVIRQLYHWDCGLACSRMVLKYLHPVSDEEFQRACWELKLTESVWTIDLAYLMCHLGIKHCFCTQTLGVDKGFRNQSFYKKHFDTEEDRVNELFLKADGKGVVVNKCSVTVQEIQSHLEQGHVAIVLVNAVVLTCELCSSPVKYCCFLPVGQKCFCRKPEYQGHFVVVCGFNRTTGCIFYNNPAYSDRVCCTSISNFEEARRSYGTDEDILFIFKES; encoded by the exons ATGACAG AGGATGCCGTCTTGCTGAACGTACCTGTCATTCGGCAGCTGTACCACTGGGACTGTGGGTTAGCCTGCTCCAGGATGGTCTTGAA GTACCTCCATCCAGTCAGTGATGAGGAGTTTCAGagagcatgctgggagctgAAGCTGACAGAGAGTGTGTGGACTATTGACCTGGCCTACCTCATGTGCCATCTAGGAATCAAACACTGCTTTTGCACGCAGACTCTGGGCGTTGATAAGGGCTTTAGGAATCAG TCCTTTTATAAGAAACACTTTGAtacagaagaagacagagtgAACGAGCTCTTCCTCAAAGCAGATGGCAAAGGTGTGGTGGTGAATAAATG TTCTGTGACGGTTCAGGAAATCCAGTCTCATCTGGAGCAGGGCCACGTTGCCATAGTGCTGGTCAACGCTGTCGTCTTGACATGTGAACTCTGCTCCTCGCCTGTCAAATACTGCTGCTTCCTGCCTGTGGGTCAGAAGTGTTTCTGCAGGAAGCCAGAGTACCAGGGTCACTTTGTGGTAGTGTGCGGCTTCAACAGGACCACTGGCTGTATTTTCTACAACAACCCTGCGTATTCTGACC GGGTGTGCTGCACCAGCATCAGTAACTTTGAGGAGGCCCGGCGGAGCTATGGGACAGATGAGGATATCCTGTTCATCTTTAAGGAGAGTTGA
- the p2rx4b gene encoding P2X purinoceptor 4b encodes MSRTAGCCQSCLHYETPKTLVIPNVRIGCVFRFTQLLVVLYVVGYVCVVQKAYQETDSVISTVSTKVKGFAFTNTSDMDPRFWDVADYVIPPQGDNSFFVLTNMVVTPRQTQSRCPELPNPSTTCVDDCDCIKGHSDPQGNGIQTGLCENYSTTVRTCEVLSWCPLEIDTKLPEPALLAVAENFSVLIKNSITYPKFNFHRRNILPHINSSYLKRCEFNRTTDPDCPIFRLKHIVSEAGEEFEDMAVKGGILGIIIDWSCDLDRWAGKCYPKYSFRRLDNKNPVNNVAPGYNFRFAKYYKTPDGEETRTLIKAYGIRFDVLVFGTAGKFGIVPTIVNLGAALSFLSLVPIVSDWFMLKCMRKRDLYNKHKVTYLNEETESMSMGTAYGTQ; translated from the exons ATGAGCAGGACTGCAGGCTGCTGCCAGAGCTGTCTGCATTATGAAACACCAAAAACACTGGTTATTCCAAACGTACGGATAGGATGTGTCTTCAGGTTCACCCAACTTCTGGTGGTGCTGTATGTGGTGGG gtatgtgtgtgtggtgcagaAGGCCTACCAGGAGACAGACTCTGTCATCAGTACCGTCTCCACCAAAGTGAAAGGTTTTGCCTTCACCAACACATCTGACATGGACCCCCGATTTTGGGATGTGGCTGATTATGTTATCCCACCTCAG GGTGATAATTCATTCTTTGTGTTAACAAATATGGTTGTTACCCCCCGTCAAACTCAGTCCCGTTGTCCTGAG CTTCCAAACCCATCAACTACTTGTGTGGATGATTGTGACTGTATCAAGGGACACAGTGATCCTCAAGGCAATG GTATACAGACAGGGCTGTGTGAGAACTATTCCACGACTGTCCGGACCTGTGAAGTGCTCTCATGGTGCCCTCTTGAAATAGACACTAAGCTGCCTGA ACCTGCACTGCTGGCTGTAGCAGAGAACTTCAGTGTGCTGATCAAAAACAGCATAACATACCCGAAGTTCAACTTTCACAG AAGAAACATACTGCCACATATTAACTCCTCATACCTGAAGAGGTGTGAGTTCAATCGTACAACAGACCCTGACTGCCCAATATTCCGCCTCAAACACATCGTTTCAGAGGCTGGAGAGGAATTTGAAGACATGGCTGTGAAG GGTGGTATACTCGGTATTATTATTGACTGGAGCTGTGACCTGGACCGGTGGGCAGGGAAGTGTTACCCCAAATACAGCTTCCGCAGGCTGGACAACAAAAATCCTGTCAATAATGTGGCCCCTGGATACAACTTCAG gtttgcAAAATACTACAAGACCCCAGATGGAGAGGAAACTAGAACCTTAATCAAAGCATACGGGATCCGATTTGACGTCCTTGTGTTTGGAACT GCAGGAAAATTTGGAATTGTACCAACCATAGTGAACTTGGGTGCAGCACTATCATTCCTCAGTTTG GTTCCCATAGTTTCCGACTGGTTTATGTTGAAATGCATGAGAAAAAGAGATCTTTACAACAAACATAAAGTCACATATCTAAATGAGGAGACTGAATCA ATGTCAATGGGCACCGCCTATGGAACCCAGTAG
- the zbtb26 gene encoding zinc finger and BTB domain-containing protein 26 isoform X1: MSMKQSLMCTAAGLRFTMAQNQVILQFRFATFGDSMLQKMNLLRHQRRFCDVTVRINQLEVPGHKVVFAAGSSFLRDQFILQQDSREVQISMIQEAEVGRQLLLSCYTGQLEFPELELVHYLTVASFLQMGHIVEQCTQALSKFIKPQPARQLEVDVDMRREKREEGLSSQAQREQERSQIRTVLEEEGEEEEVEDQVGDDNNDDDDDDDDDDDVIIQPKSPLQILGRRPRPGMVESDITIVKVESVSDVAENSITGHFPTSPPAALHSPEPQHSLINSTVDSRGSEMAVPPGVAGYPLSPPPPSPPAEKHSGHQRNYDKPLQWYHQCPKCARVFRQLENYANHLKMHKLFMCLLCGKTFTQKGNLHRHMRVHAGIKPFQCKICGKTFTQKCSLLDHLNLHSGDKPHRCNYCDMVFAHKPVLRKHLKQIHGKNSFDNANEGNLHDGGLDSFL, translated from the exons ATGTCTATGAAGCAGAGTTTAAT GTGCACTGCTGCTGGCCTTAGGTTCACTATGGCCCAGAACCAGGTAATCCTGCAGTTCCGCTTCGCCACATTTGGGGACTCCATGCTGCAGAAGATGAACCTCCTACGACACCAGAGGCGCTTCTGTGATGTTACTGTGCGCATCAACCAGCTGGAGGTCCCTGGTCACAAGGTAGTGTTTGCTGCCGGCTCCTCTTTCTTGAGGGACCAGTTCATCCTTCAGCAGGACTCCAGGGAGGTCCAGATCTCCATGATCCAGGAGGCGGAGGTGGGCCGGCAGCTGCTGTTGTCCTGCTACACTGGTCAGCTGGAGTTTCCTGAGCTGGAGCTGGTGCATTACCTGACAGTGGCCAGCTTCCTCCAGATGGGTCATATTGTGGAGCAGTGCACTCAAGCTCTCAGTAAGTTCATCAAACCTCAGCCTGCACGTCAGCTGGAGGTGGATGTAGATatgaggagggagaagagggaggagggttTATCCTCCCAGGCTCAGAGAGAGCAAGAGCGCTCTCAGATTCGGACTGTCcttgaggaggagggggaggaggaggaggtggaggatcAGGTTGGGGATGACAAcaatgacgatgatgatgatgacgacgacgacgatgatGTGATCATACAGCCTAAGTCCCCTCTCCAGATCTTAGGCAGACGTCCAAGGCCAGGTATGGTGGAGAGTGACATTACTATAGTAAAAGTGGAGTCTGTGTCTGACGTAGCAGAAAACTCTATCACTGGTCACTTCCCCACCAGCCCACCTGCTGCCCTCCACTCTCCTGAGCCCCAGCACTCCCTCATCAACTCCACTGTGGACAGTCGTGGCAGTGAGATGGCGGTTCCACCGGGCGTGGCCGGATACCCGCTCAgtccccctcctccatctcctccagcagagaaacacagtgGGCACCAGAGGAACTACGACAAACCTCTGCAGTGGTACCACCAGTGCCCGAAGTGCGCCCGGGTCTTCCGCCAGCTGGAGAACTACGCCAACCACCTCAAGATGCACAAGCTGTTCATGTGCCTCCTGTGCGGCAAGACCTTCACACAGAAGGGCAACCTGCACCGACACATGCGCGTCCACGCCGGCATCAAGCCCTTCCAGTGTAAAATCTGCGGTAAGACCTTCACCCAAAAGTGTTCTTTGCTGGATCACCTAAACCTGCACAGTGGGGACAAGCCACACCGCTGCAACTACTGTGACATGGTTTTTGCTCACAAACCAGTTCTCCGCAAGCACCTCAAACAGATCCACGGGAAGAACAGCTTTGACAACGCAAACGAAGGCAACCTGCACGACGGGGGGCTTGACTCGTTTTTATAA
- the zbtb26 gene encoding zinc finger and BTB domain-containing protein 26 isoform X2, translated as MAQNQVILQFRFATFGDSMLQKMNLLRHQRRFCDVTVRINQLEVPGHKVVFAAGSSFLRDQFILQQDSREVQISMIQEAEVGRQLLLSCYTGQLEFPELELVHYLTVASFLQMGHIVEQCTQALSKFIKPQPARQLEVDVDMRREKREEGLSSQAQREQERSQIRTVLEEEGEEEEVEDQVGDDNNDDDDDDDDDDDVIIQPKSPLQILGRRPRPGMVESDITIVKVESVSDVAENSITGHFPTSPPAALHSPEPQHSLINSTVDSRGSEMAVPPGVAGYPLSPPPPSPPAEKHSGHQRNYDKPLQWYHQCPKCARVFRQLENYANHLKMHKLFMCLLCGKTFTQKGNLHRHMRVHAGIKPFQCKICGKTFTQKCSLLDHLNLHSGDKPHRCNYCDMVFAHKPVLRKHLKQIHGKNSFDNANEGNLHDGGLDSFL; from the coding sequence ATGGCCCAGAACCAGGTAATCCTGCAGTTCCGCTTCGCCACATTTGGGGACTCCATGCTGCAGAAGATGAACCTCCTACGACACCAGAGGCGCTTCTGTGATGTTACTGTGCGCATCAACCAGCTGGAGGTCCCTGGTCACAAGGTAGTGTTTGCTGCCGGCTCCTCTTTCTTGAGGGACCAGTTCATCCTTCAGCAGGACTCCAGGGAGGTCCAGATCTCCATGATCCAGGAGGCGGAGGTGGGCCGGCAGCTGCTGTTGTCCTGCTACACTGGTCAGCTGGAGTTTCCTGAGCTGGAGCTGGTGCATTACCTGACAGTGGCCAGCTTCCTCCAGATGGGTCATATTGTGGAGCAGTGCACTCAAGCTCTCAGTAAGTTCATCAAACCTCAGCCTGCACGTCAGCTGGAGGTGGATGTAGATatgaggagggagaagagggaggagggttTATCCTCCCAGGCTCAGAGAGAGCAAGAGCGCTCTCAGATTCGGACTGTCcttgaggaggagggggaggaggaggaggtggaggatcAGGTTGGGGATGACAAcaatgacgatgatgatgatgacgacgacgacgatgatGTGATCATACAGCCTAAGTCCCCTCTCCAGATCTTAGGCAGACGTCCAAGGCCAGGTATGGTGGAGAGTGACATTACTATAGTAAAAGTGGAGTCTGTGTCTGACGTAGCAGAAAACTCTATCACTGGTCACTTCCCCACCAGCCCACCTGCTGCCCTCCACTCTCCTGAGCCCCAGCACTCCCTCATCAACTCCACTGTGGACAGTCGTGGCAGTGAGATGGCGGTTCCACCGGGCGTGGCCGGATACCCGCTCAgtccccctcctccatctcctccagcagagaaacacagtgGGCACCAGAGGAACTACGACAAACCTCTGCAGTGGTACCACCAGTGCCCGAAGTGCGCCCGGGTCTTCCGCCAGCTGGAGAACTACGCCAACCACCTCAAGATGCACAAGCTGTTCATGTGCCTCCTGTGCGGCAAGACCTTCACACAGAAGGGCAACCTGCACCGACACATGCGCGTCCACGCCGGCATCAAGCCCTTCCAGTGTAAAATCTGCGGTAAGACCTTCACCCAAAAGTGTTCTTTGCTGGATCACCTAAACCTGCACAGTGGGGACAAGCCACACCGCTGCAACTACTGTGACATGGTTTTTGCTCACAAACCAGTTCTCCGCAAGCACCTCAAACAGATCCACGGGAAGAACAGCTTTGACAACGCAAACGAAGGCAACCTGCACGACGGGGGGCTTGACTCGTTTTTATAA